The Azospirillum brasilense genome window below encodes:
- the typA gene encoding translational GTPase TypA — MNLRNVAIIAHVDHGKTTLVDQLLKQAGSFRENQQVAERAMDSNDLERERGITILAKCTSVLWNDLRINIVDTPGHADFGGEVERILSMVDGVVLLCDAAEGPLPQTKFVLGKALKLGLRPIVVINKVDRPDGRPHEVHDEVFDLFASLDASNEQLDFPTLFASGRNGWATTDLENGARETLTPLFELIRDHVPPPKVEEDLPFAMLATTLEANPYLGRILTGRIQTGSVKVNMAIKSLSRDGKLIENARISKVLAFRGLERVPVDEAHAGDIVALAGLTTTTVADTICAPEVAEPLAAQPIDPPTLAMTFSVNDSPLAGREGDKVTSRMIRDRLMREAEGNVALRVSDTEGGDAFEVAGRGELQLGILIETMRREGYELAISRPRVLFKTDPLNGQRLEPIEEVVVDVDEEFSGTVVQKMAERKADLIEMRPSGGNKTRIVFHAPSRGLIGYQGEFLTDTRGTGIMNRLFHGYAPYKGTIAGRRTGVLISNADGTAVAYALWNLEDRGPMLIDPGVPVYQGMIIGEHTRGNDLEVNVIKGKQLTNIRTTSKDEAVRLTPPIQMTLERALSYIGDDELVEVTPKSIRLRKRYLDPNERKRHARAAEAS, encoded by the coding sequence ATGAATCTTCGTAACGTCGCCATCATCGCGCACGTCGACCACGGCAAGACGACCCTGGTCGATCAGCTCCTCAAGCAGGCCGGTTCGTTCCGCGAGAACCAGCAGGTCGCCGAACGCGCCATGGACTCCAACGACCTGGAGCGCGAGCGCGGCATCACCATCCTGGCCAAGTGCACGTCGGTCCTGTGGAACGACCTGCGCATCAACATCGTGGACACTCCCGGCCACGCCGATTTCGGCGGCGAGGTCGAGCGCATCCTCTCCATGGTGGATGGCGTGGTCCTGCTCTGCGACGCCGCCGAAGGGCCGCTGCCGCAGACCAAGTTCGTGCTGGGCAAGGCGCTGAAGCTGGGCCTGCGCCCGATCGTCGTCATCAACAAGGTGGACCGCCCCGACGGCCGTCCGCACGAGGTGCACGACGAGGTGTTCGACCTGTTCGCCTCGCTCGACGCCTCGAACGAGCAGCTCGACTTCCCGACCCTGTTCGCCTCGGGCCGCAACGGCTGGGCGACCACGGACCTGGAGAACGGCGCCCGCGAGACGCTGACCCCGCTGTTCGAGCTGATCCGCGACCACGTCCCGCCGCCCAAGGTGGAAGAGGACCTGCCCTTCGCCATGCTGGCGACCACGCTGGAGGCGAACCCCTATCTGGGCCGCATCCTGACCGGCCGCATCCAGACCGGCAGCGTCAAGGTCAACATGGCCATCAAGTCGCTCAGCCGCGACGGCAAGCTGATCGAGAACGCCCGCATCAGCAAGGTGCTGGCCTTCCGCGGCCTGGAGCGCGTTCCGGTGGACGAGGCGCACGCCGGCGACATCGTTGCCCTGGCCGGCCTGACCACCACCACCGTGGCCGACACCATCTGCGCGCCGGAAGTCGCCGAGCCGCTGGCCGCCCAGCCGATCGACCCGCCCACCCTGGCGATGACCTTCTCGGTCAACGACAGCCCGCTGGCCGGTCGCGAGGGTGACAAGGTCACCAGCCGCATGATCCGCGACCGCCTGATGCGCGAAGCTGAAGGCAACGTCGCCCTGCGCGTCAGCGACACCGAGGGCGGCGACGCCTTCGAGGTGGCGGGCCGCGGCGAACTGCAGCTCGGCATCCTCATCGAGACGATGCGCCGCGAGGGCTACGAGCTGGCCATCAGCCGTCCGCGCGTGCTGTTCAAGACCGATCCGCTGAACGGCCAGCGCCTGGAGCCGATCGAGGAAGTCGTCGTCGACGTGGACGAGGAGTTCTCCGGCACCGTCGTGCAGAAGATGGCGGAGCGCAAGGCCGACCTCATCGAGATGCGTCCGTCGGGCGGCAACAAGACCCGCATCGTCTTCCACGCCCCGTCGCGCGGCCTGATCGGTTACCAGGGCGAGTTCCTGACCGACACCCGCGGCACCGGCATCATGAACCGGCTGTTCCACGGCTACGCGCCCTACAAGGGCACGATCGCCGGCCGGCGCACCGGCGTGCTGATCTCCAACGCCGACGGCACCGCGGTCGCCTACGCGCTGTGGAACCTGGAGGATCGCGGCCCGATGCTGATCGATCCGGGCGTTCCGGTCTATCAGGGCATGATCATCGGTGAGCACACCCGCGGCAACGACCTTGAGGTCAACGTCATCAAGGGCAAGCAGCTCACCAACATCCGCACCACCAGCAAGGACGAGGCGGTCCGCCTGACCCCGCCGATCCAGATGACGCTGGAGCGCGCCCTGTCCTACATCGGCGACGACGAGCTGGTGGAGGTGACGCCGAAGTCCATCCGCCTGCGCAAGCGCTACCTCGACCCGAACGAGCGCAAGCGTCACGCCCGCGCCGCCGAAGCCAGCTGA
- a CDS encoding OsmC family protein has protein sequence MSGREHQYGTTVTWTGNQGTGTSGYKAYSRDLEITAPGKPPIPGSSDPAFRGDPTRYNPEDMLVASLSACHMLWYLHLCAVNGVSVTAYTDDAGGTMAEESHGGGRFTDVVLRPQVTLAPGSDSTKAMGLHHEAHEKCFIANSVNFPVRVEARITVG, from the coding sequence ATGTCAGGGCGCGAACACCAATACGGCACAACGGTGACCTGGACCGGCAACCAGGGAACCGGAACCTCGGGCTACAAGGCGTACAGCCGTGATCTCGAGATCACCGCGCCCGGCAAGCCGCCGATCCCCGGCTCGTCCGACCCGGCCTTCCGCGGTGATCCCACGCGCTACAATCCCGAGGACATGCTCGTGGCCTCGCTCTCGGCCTGCCACATGCTGTGGTACCTGCATCTGTGCGCCGTGAACGGCGTCAGCGTGACCGCCTATACGGACGATGCCGGCGGAACGATGGCCGAGGAGTCCCACGGCGGTGGACGCTTCACCGACGTCGTCCTGCGCCCCCAGGTCACCCTCGCCCCCGGCAGTGATTCCACCAAAGCCATGGGCCTGCACCACGAGGCCCACGAGAAGTGCTTCATCGCCAATTCGGTGAATTTCCCGGTGCGGGTCGAGGCGCGGATCACCGTTGGATGA
- a CDS encoding CsbD family protein, whose protein sequence is MNTDRITGAGKELKGEVKKQTGDLTGNQELKDEGRADKAEGKMDKVVGKVKDILRGDK, encoded by the coding sequence ATGAACACCGACCGCATCACCGGTGCCGGTAAGGAACTGAAGGGCGAAGTCAAGAAGCAGACCGGCGACCTGACCGGCAATCAGGAGCTGAAGGACGAAGGCCGCGCCGACAAGGCCGAGGGCAAGATGGACAAGGTCGTCGGCAAGGTGAAGGACATCCTGCGCGGCGACAAGTGA
- a CDS encoding HIT domain-containing protein, with amino-acid sequence MMMFHLHDRLQADTAPIAEWPLCRVLLMDNRVWPWLILVPARHGLTEIHQLPREDQHRLVDEIALASRTLETLFAPDKINVGALGNLVPQLHIHVIARSRTDPAWPGPVWGSGFAERHSPEERNTLIRKIEEGLRQK; translated from the coding sequence ATGATGATGTTCCATCTGCACGACCGTTTGCAGGCTGACACCGCCCCGATCGCCGAATGGCCGCTGTGCCGCGTTCTGCTGATGGACAATCGGGTGTGGCCGTGGCTGATCCTGGTTCCCGCCCGGCATGGCCTGACGGAGATCCACCAACTGCCCCGAGAGGACCAGCACCGGCTGGTGGACGAGATCGCCCTGGCCTCGCGCACGCTGGAAACCCTGTTTGCCCCGGACAAGATCAACGTCGGGGCCCTGGGCAATCTGGTTCCGCAGCTTCATATCCACGTCATCGCCCGCTCCAGGACGGACCCGGCGTGGCCCGGGCCGGTGTGGGGTTCGGGCTTCGCGGAGCGCCACAGCCCGGAGGAGCGAAACACCCTGATCCGAAAGATCGAGGAGGGGTTGCGCCAAAAGTGA